GTGCTCATGCTCATCCTGATGGCCGTCGCGATCATCCAGCTGGTCGTCAACCGGCGGGTGGAGAACCGATGACAACCACAGACATGCCACGCAAGGTCGACGCCGGGCCCGGAGGGGCGGTTCCCGGGAAGCGGGTGCGCGGCGCGGCGAGCGGCGGGCTCCGGCGCGCGGTGCCCGCGACGACACTGCTGTGGGTCCTGGCCGCCGTCTACGGATTTCCGGTGCTGTGGTTCGTCCTCAGCTCCTTCAAACCGGCGGGAGACCTGTTCTCCTCGCTGGCGCCGTTCCCGGACGACCCCACCCTGTCGGGCTACAAGGCGGCGTGGGACGGCGCCAACTTCTCCCAGTACTTCCTCAACACGACCATCGTGTGTGTGATCTCGACGATCCTCACGGTGGGAGTCAGCTGCTGCACCGGATACGCGCTGGCCAAGTACGACAACCGGTGGCTGAAGGTCTTCTTCGTCGGCATCCTGGCCACCACGATGCTGCCCTCCGAGGTCATGCTCGCCCCGCAGTTCCTGGTGGTCCGCGACCTCGGCCTCTACAACTCGCTCGCCGGCATCATCCTCCCGGCCGTGCTCACCGCGACC
This genomic stretch from Streptomyces sp. Go-475 harbors:
- a CDS encoding carbohydrate ABC transporter permease, whose product is MTTTDMPRKVDAGPGGAVPGKRVRGAASGGLRRAVPATTLLWVLAAVYGFPVLWFVLSSFKPAGDLFSSLAPFPDDPTLSGYKAAWDGANFSQYFLNTTIVCVISTILTVGVSCCTGYALAKYDNRWLKVFFVGILATTMLPSEVMLAPQFLVVRDLGLYNSLAGIILPAVLTATGCFMFRQFFLTVPDELIEAARIDGARELSIFLRIMVPVSRPIMLTLAILSFQWRWNDYIWPLLMLNDPSKFTVQIGIQSLVGAQNINWSVVLGGSVISMIPLIVVFLVFQRYVMNADINAGLKD